A segment of the Necator americanus strain Aroian chromosome IV, whole genome shotgun sequence genome:
tcgtactgGAACCTTTTCGGAACCCCGCTTGCccgtcttgctggtcttccactgtttaggaaccttgcattcagacaggtaacgtgtaaagagcctcgccagggtacttgatgagtactggcggaaggttcttcagttgttctggtcttattctgttggGACTgggtgaagtacgattcttAACCAacatgatggcatgtcggacttcggaagggaggacttttggaatgacatgtccatcttccctcagatggtaaGGAGGCAAGTAgacgtggctgtcgaagaaGTCTGAGTAGAAGTTGTGAATGACGTTTTTCATCCCCCTTCTTGATGCTGTAATTGTTCCATCTGGAATCGAGAGCAGTCATTGTTGAtttacgattggcgaagttccTACGGGCATAACGAatgctctgtctcacctttgcagcttcagccagcacttctgctcttctctctttgagatcttCCTTTAAGGCTTCTCTGCAAAACCTAGCGAGCTCAGAcatgagttcttggttgcttGCAGCTCGAGCAGCTCCACCCTAACGTATCAACTCCAGAATTTCCAGATACAtacgtctcttggtggttttgaaactcttcgcaTTCCTCCTACAAGTCGTGcatattcgtcgtcgatgttaTCCATGACGGTATCTTGAAAAAAGCCGACTAGCGAAATGAAGAGTTCCCAGTCGATGATAGATCTGGAAGTTCGCTAAGTAAACTTCGCGGCCCTTTTTCCTCtccgtgtgaaagaaaatcttcctcaaaGAAGGcaatggtccgatcccgtataaaactttggtataacagcgacatccgtcaggcaagacctttttactgacgatgatgtggtctatttcattacggtactctccaccgggtgactcccacgtccagcgtagagagtagggcttctggaattgcgagttctcatggatggtcttagtcgtcatgatgaactcggaaagcctctctccctTCTCATTCGATTGAAGGCCGTGGGtgccgatgtgaagttctccaTGCGTTCTTCTGAGACCAATTTTGGTGctgaaatcaccaattatgaccttgtacaAGGTATAGTCTTCTCTGTAGAGCTTCTCCAGGTCATTATAGAAAgattcgacttcttcttcttcgtaggtTGATGTTGGAgtgtaaacgacgaagattgtcaaagctggtattggaccacatcttctcatctgtaaacgtccgattcgggttgtaagttgttcgaagGAGTCGATGATTACTGCCATATTCATGTTGACGAAgacaccaactccaccaactcctctactgtcgcatgatcctgagaacagttcttcttcaTTGTTATACACGACGTTGGGGGGGGGGCGTCggctcggtcagtccgatgacgtcgtacttaaactccctggcttgcatcatcagattcAATGGCCGCGTCCGATGCAAGCGCTCGGGCGTTTTAAGTATaaatcgtcatcctagtccttttctgtctcggtagcctacatgactcctgcaaccccatTTTTCCTGACTAATTTGTTTTCCTAGCGTTACcataccaggctttcctccggaataaagaaactcttttctattattgtgttttgcatgaaaatttgaaacttatgggcaggttgcaagtcTTTCCCATAAGCTTTGAGAGAGCGTTGCGCTCTTCCGGAGTGGATAGATGGAGCtaatttgttggaggcgactccaaaccgcctctcTTGCATTTCCCAGTCACTCGATTGCAGGCATTTGGCCGGACCAACGTGTAGGATACGGCAGTATTATAAGCCGATCCTGGCACACCAGAAACAAGGAGTCCATCCTCTAAATCTACCTGCCTCTCAGGGCAGGTATAAGGTCGCTTTTGTCAGCGATTAGCCTCATCCGCCGGGACGTGACACagagcctcgcgactaacttGCTGTGTTCCCTCTAATGAGCGAGATCCGTGGCTGAAACGCAACAAACCGATGAAATGGTAACAAACGTATGCAAGAAAATACATCACCTATCTCCATTTATCTGTGTTCGAAACGCAGCTCCGAATAGGATAATGTTTGAATTCACACCAGTTTGCACTTATATTCAACAAAATCTATCGCTTTAAGTTCCTTAATAACATATGGATATTTCTAATTATGGCACTAATATCAAGTTCTCCCAtatgtttcttttcacatttttttttttactttcttcactAACAAAGATATTTCAATCAACATTTCTGAGGGCTAAGTAGTCAATGTGCGTCGCCTGAATAAGGTACAGAGGTGATGCTTCTACCGAGAACTTGCGCAACTGTGAATTTTAAAAGTCGACGATCGAGATCGGAACCTAGAGAAAGACCATTCGTTTGAAGACTGATTACATTAAAATTGTGCATAGGTGTCATCTTTCTGTATTCAAAATCTTGTGGACGTCGAGAGCAATTTTAATAGTCCCAGAACGAATCATTTCCAAAATTACCTACAAATGGGTGGCTTGCCAGCGCAGGTGCTCATTGCCTCCCATGTCGCTTCACGCTGTGCGatcaaacaggaaaaaaatggccTAAAGTTTGTGATTTGGAGAAGTTTCAAGAACAGTTTGATCACACTATCCCTCTAGTATAGTCAAAACAGAATACGGATGGCAATAtggaaccattattttttcgaaatttgtgaaaatttcgtTTCAGCCGTACTTTGTGAGAAAATCTatcaacatttcaaaaaaatgacaaagagTATAGAAGCGAGACACTCTGCCTTACAAATAGTTAGATATAAAACTGTAGCATAGTAGTGAATTGAGAAGCAGTGACAAACTTACGTTCTTGTGAAATGTGTTCGTCGCGTAAGTTATCGTGAGTTTGAAATTTCGATAACTTTTCGCACTTTCGAGAAGAAGCAGCAACTGATCTTAATCATATCCATGTCCAACAGGATAGTTGCACACAGTCATAATAAGGTCCTCGAAACCTCAATCCAGCCGATAACTGGATAGCTTTGCTTGAAAGCCAGTTATTCGAACAAAAAATCTTTACAACGAGGATAGTGATAGAAATTAAGCTATTGAAAGTACAATTCTTTAAGtgaataatagataaatattgTGAGTCTAACCTCATTAGCAAAGTCGTGGTTGTTTTTCACATCTTTAGAATTTCGCGCACTAGACTCGTTCACACAAGTCTCAGCCCAAGGCTGTTAGCAATGATTCGGACTGTCATTAGTATTTCACTGGTGCATTTCATTTGGAAAGATTTTATTTAGCTTAAAATTAGGCATATAGAAGAGAAAACTTGTATTTCCATGAGGAATCATTATCAACCGAGCTCCTTCTTTAGATATTCTGCACTAAATAAGGACTTTAACATGATCATTTGCTTGGAACTGTTTATGATTTCCATAATTACGGATACAGCGTTCGACGTGGTTTCTGTCCGCTACTTCTACTCTAAAAGGTGCACTAGCCCTTATTATATATCAGACTGCGGACACGGACTTCTCTGAGCACCttgaaggcaacataccacgaaattgacgatttcgGGATCTCTCGACAAAAGGGATCAGGGAGTATGAGCGCCATCACGCTCGATTCCCTTTAAGTTTCCTAAAAGACGGTATCGGTGATCGAATTTTCGCACGAAGCACCTAGCAAAATGCCGAGATTGTGGGCGCGATCGCGCGCTGCGTTTCCCAGTAAGCGGACAGTCAATGGGATGCAAACGTTTTAGTTGGCTTTAGAGACCTTGCCGCAACGAAACAGCAACTCATGCTGTTCTATCCGTTGGATATTTCTAAGTTATTTGAACACTTTACAAACCAATTTTTTGACTTATTTGAATGAGGTACTACTCCAGTGTTCACCCCGGACTTGATTATCCAAAGGTCAATAGAGCAAGCAGCTTTCAGCATTTCTCTTTGCAAGATACTCGCTAGCTTCGGTTGCAGCTCAGATGAAAAGCAGACGCAGATATAGACGTGGTTCTATTGTAAACTATTGCAAATCCTCAGCTACAAACAATGTGATGGgttaaataagaaaataagttcATACTACATTGGTGTTTTATTCTCTTCCAATTTTTACATTGCTCGGCTAGCGTGTCCACATCGAAAGAGAAAAGACGGAACATCCTTTCCTGCAAAAtgtaaatcaaagaaaaaatttttagttCCGTGGACTTTTTCGATTATCATAGCAAGAGATTATAGACGTTTGCCTTAAAGAACTATGCAGTATCTAAGTTAAACAAACAACGACATCTGCATGTTTACAACAATATTGTCTCGAAATAAAGAATTGAGTTCTTGAACAATTGTACACAGGTCCGAGAGTGGCTGAGAGAGGCTGAGAGAGTGTTCTGACAAACAAATTAATTCCTGTACTGTTAGAACTATGCCTAAATACCTATTTTACGATCGGAACTGTTCGAATTCTAAAAAtaccagaagaaaatttctcggaaaaaatTCGGGGAAAATAAGAACGAGAGAAGTTAACAGACACAGATATGTACATACTATCTCTTCCGCGGCACATCAAATATGTTCTGCAATCTTTCTGGCTAGCTCAACACGTAACTAAGAAATATGCTGAGATTAAAAAATGTAGTCATTTACCCGCTAATCTAAAGGTGGTTTAGTGCCAATACCACTCCAAACTGCTTTCACTTAATCTGGCAGAGATGGTCGCTGTAAAGGCTGCGATTTCttctgtaataataatatctagTTACGGAAGCGAACATAGCCAAATTTATGAAAATAGCTTAATAGTATGGAAATGCTACCTACCTATATGCAAGAATTCATGATATTATCTACAAAACTTCTCTATTTTTGCGCACATGTGTGCAAGGTGCACCCAAATACGACAGTTTCAACAAGTTTACTGCAAAATTACTCTGATGTTTGGTTGATTTAAATGCCGAATTTTGGTCAGCCCATGTCGGAAAACAATCTACATACCATGCATGGACAGTCTCATTCGCACGCATTACGAACATGAAAGACCATCAGAGCAACCAGGAACTTGCATTCGAATTGGGAGGGAAAGTGGGAAACACATAGGTGAACTTGAACATATGCATCCTTATTCCTTACGCCGACCTTGTAGCGATAAGTCGCCAGTGCACGAT
Coding sequences within it:
- a CDS encoding hypothetical protein (NECATOR_CHRIV.G14837.T2), with the protein product MNMAVIIDSFEQLTTRIGRLQMRRCGPIPALTIFVVYTPTSTYEEEEVESFYNDLEKLYREDYTLYKVIIGDFSTKIGLRRTHGELHIGTHGLQSNEKGERLSEFIMTTKTIHENSQFQKPYSLRWTWESPGGESIIDWELFISLVGFFQDTVMDNIDDEYARLVGGMRRVSKPPRDGGAARAASNQELMSELARFCREALKEDLKERRAEVLAEAAKVRQSIRYAHGTITASRRGMKNVIHNFYSDFFDSHVYLPPYHLREDGHVIPKVLPSEVRHAIMLVKNRTSPSPNRIRPEQLKNLPPVLIKYPGEALYTLPV
- a CDS encoding hypothetical protein (NECATOR_CHRIV.G14837.T1); protein product: MDSLFLVCQDRLIILPYPTRSCDSRGVGGVGVFVNMNMAVIIDSFEQLTTRIGRLQMRRCGPIPALTIFVVYTPTSTYEEEEVESFYNDLEKLYREDYTLYKVIIGDFSTKIGLRRTHGELHIGTHGLQSNEKGERLSEFIMTTKTIHENSQFQKPYSLRWTWESPGGEYRNEIDHIIVSKKGGAARAASNQELMSELARFCREALKEDLKERRAEVLAEAAKIHRWPVFAGRAGPNISSTRFVPSPLSSRMFSSFVSDVDEVLESYPAELAAGPSV